The Epinephelus lanceolatus isolate andai-2023 chromosome 1, ASM4190304v1, whole genome shotgun sequence genome has a window encoding:
- the gpx1a gene encoding glutathione peroxidase 1a → MRMAGNVKRFYDLTAKLLSGDAFSFSALKGKVVLIENVASLUGTTTRDYTQMNELSSRYSAKGLVILGVPCNQFGHQENCKNEEILKSLKYIRPGNGFEPNFQLLQKVDVNGKDAHPLFEYLKEKLPHPCDDAMSLMSDPKYIMWSPVRRNDVSWNFEKFLVGPDGEPFKRYSRNFLTIDIEADIKELLKKVK, encoded by the exons ATGAGAATGGCTGGGAATGTAAAAAGGTTTTACGACCTAACAGCTAAGCTGCTGTCTGGAGATGCCTTCAGTTTCTCTGCACTGAAGGGGAAGGTAGTGCTCATTGAGAATGTGGCGTCTCTCTGAGGAACAACAACCAGGGACTACACACAGATGAACGAGCTCAGCAGTCGATACTCTGCCAAGGGACTCGTTATTCTGGGTGTGCCCTGTAATCAGTTCGGACATCAG GAGAACTGCAAGAATGAAGAAATCCTAAAGTCCCTTAAGTATATCCGTCCAGGGAATGGCTTCGAACCCAacttccagctcctccagaaGGTGGATGTGAATGGAAAAGATGCCCACCCCTTGTTTGAATATCTGAAGGAAAAGCTTCCACACCCCTGTGACGATGCCATGTCTCTCATGTCCGATCCAAAGTACATCATGTGGAGTCCCGTCAGAAGGAATGACGTCTCTTGGAACTTTGAAAAGTTCCTGGTCGGTCCTGATGGTGAACCTTTCAAGCGCTACAGCAGAAATTTCCTTACCATTGACATTGAGGCAGATATTAAAGAGCTACTTAAGAAAGTGAA